The following proteins come from a genomic window of Anguilla rostrata isolate EN2019 chromosome 17, ASM1855537v3, whole genome shotgun sequence:
- the LOC135243464 gene encoding disks large-associated protein 5-like isoform X5, which produces MLRVKMSRRRSQAQKENRDRAVSRHRGLHLLPDLDVLLAGPLEEADNGAPLPAKDKKLSVAVEERKKMLARYKEAKELQKEKERRALEKKGGVFKVGVYKPQPLASLPQAPARTKATSTALSNKVTWSVKQQHPQKPLAQKENVSAHRKAEPAVKPVKPRVALKPQPAPPAGGCRTAPVERTARAQAAKAAKKPQTAPAPGQGKTAPGTKGKSAKKDGNAKPLSQATENKPAAAEGETVEGREVEMQTCTPLSPASPSEGGEEPFQRDAVEDERPPSSFAPQGFVFEPPAGLGLFLPAATDTPSNDALLTPSPSRDDAPAGVVSDPPAAPEHSCPSPTTLPSPNPAAPQSPSNSQEPQHDVPYFRAVMASEAGRLTGLCEQWDPRVEEPSIPEEIRERVRTAVGQARLLIRERFGQFQGLVDDCALGRGEKTTTCTDLQGFWDMVFYQVEDVNRKFSVLKEAESRGWQEEHKPLPRIKRTAKKPPVAAAGSAGGGGGASAAAKSRLAAVKAAMRAKREAEAQRAAESPAGEAPPQPPADAQTVVFHGGFFQVESPAKVSGSMRRTSLLRTAPSPCSSPCSPSRVGTPRRCLHPAASRPSPAPGVTYHLFGSLCLTPRPQPSPCSTAPPASPPPTRTQNTEREDCSGTPDADANPAPCPTDPTPCPLSPAASPTPCPADPTPCPVSPAANPTPCPISPAANPPPCLISPAASSASPTPCPGASPPPCPMSPAASPINSTPCPMSPAASPAASSANHAPCLVSPTPCPVSPTPCPISPTANPVSPANHALCPVSPAACSVKPASYLVNLTHACQSDHDYARLDSPPRQLESEAPSQSAPRPQEVNCQSGIGGVHLEPLLTPENVSSQSMLVLEVTDAACGQSELVAEVGGSPPALLVALSPSQQVEAVEDLCEFTSPCQRSAYSPSQWQGLDFTLSPSAYPYTPSRGLLLSPDDSSPMGQSPPSTPRPLPLTLGSETPGCVTDRSPQAAARVQMGPAAETSDTADVPGLDFDSCVQPGLRCGPSPRATVTMVTGSSPDSTAVSDGQMESPGGGRADGLAGGVRVDAV; this is translated from the exons ATGCTTCGCGTTAAGATGTCACGACGGCGCTCCCAAGCTCAGAAGGAGAACCGCGACCGGGCTGTTAGTCGCCACCGAGGCCTGCACCTGCTGCCAGACCTGGACGTGTTGTTGGCGGGGCCGCTAGAGGAAGCGGACAACGGGGCACCTCTGCCTGCCAAGGACAAAA agcttAGTGTGGCAGTtgaagagaggaagaagatgCTGGCTCGTTACAAGGAGGCCAAAGAGctgcagaaggagaaggagaggagggccCTGGAGAAGAAGGGCGGGGTCTTTAAGGTGGGCGTGTACAAACCTCAGCCCCTCGCCTCACTCCCGCAGGCACCAGCCAGGACCAAG GCGACATCGACTGCCCTCTCCAACAAGGTCACATGGTCTGTGAAGCAGCAGCACCCACAGAAG CCCCTTGCACAGAAAGAGAATGTTTCGGCGCACAGGAAAG CGGAGCCTGCAGTCAAGCCAGTAAAGCCTCGTGTGGCCCTGAAACCCCagccagcgccccctgctggtggatgCAGAACTGCGCCAG TTGAGAGGACGGCACGAGCGCAAGCAGCCAAAGCCGCCAAGAAACCCCAAactgcccctgcccctggccAGGGGAAAACTGCACCAGGTACCAAGGGCAAAAGCGCAAAAAAAGATG gCAATGCCAAACCACTCTCGCAAGCAACTGAGAACAAG CCTGCAGCCGCTGAAGGAGAGACGGTGGAGGGAAGGGAGGTGGAGATGCAGACATGCACGCCTCTCAGCCCAGCTAGCCCTtctgaaggaggagaggaaccGTTTCAGCGAGACGCCGTGGAGGACGAGAGGCCCCCCTCCTCTTTTGCCCCCCAGGGGTTTGTGTTTGAACCCCCCGCTGGCCTCGGTTTGTTCCTGCCTGCCGCCACGGACACCCCGTCCAATGATGCTTTACTCACGCCCAGCCCCAG CCGGGATGACGCACCCGCTGGGGTGGTCTCAGACCCTCCCGCTGCCCCCGAGCACTCATGCCCCTCTCCCACCACCCTTCCCTCTCCTAATCCTGCGGCCCCTCAGTCTCCCTCAAACTCCCAGGAGCCCCAGCACGACGTCCCGTATTTCAG GGCAGTGATGGCCAGCGAGGCGGGCAGACTGACGGGGCTGTGCGAGCAGTGGGACCCCCGCGTCGAGGAGCCCTCTATTCCCGAGGAGA tcagagagagggtGCGCACCGCTGTGGGACAGGCCCGGCTGCTGATTAGGGAGCGTTTCGGCCAGTTCCAGGGCCTGGTGGACGACTGCGCCTTGGGCAGGGGGGAGAAGACCACCACCTGCACCGACCTGCAGGGCTTCTGGGACATGGTGTTCTAccag gTGGAGGATGTGAACAGGAAGTTCAGTGTGCTGAAAGAGGCGGAGTCAAGGGGCTGGCAGGAGGAACACAAGCCCCTTCCCCGAATCAAACGGACAGCAAAG aaGCCCCCTGTGGCGGCAGCAGGTAGCgcaggagggggaggcggggccagtgCGGCCGCCAAGAGCCGCCTGGCCGCCGTGAAGGCCGCCATGAGAGCCAAGCGAGAGGCGGAGGCCCAGCGCGCGGCGGAGAGCCCCGCAGgggaggccccgccccagccTCCGGCCGACGCCCAAACCGTGGTCTTCCATGGCGGCTTCTTCCAGGTGGAGAGTCCCGCCAAAGTGTCGG GTTCTATGAGACGGACATCCCTCCTCAGGacggccccctccccctgttcctccccctgctccccctcaAGAGTCGGCACACCCAGGAGATGCCTGCACCCTGCTGCGTCCCGCCCGTCCCCTGCTCCCGGGGTCACCTACCACCTGTTTGGCAGTCTGTgtctcaccccccgcccccagccctctccctgctccacagcaccccctgcctctcctcctcccacacgcACGCAGAACACAGAACGGGAGGATTGTTCAGGAACTCCTGATGCAGATGCaaaccctgccccctgccccacagaccccaccccctgccctttAAGCCCTGCtgcaagccccaccccctgccctgcagaccccaccccctgccctgtaAGCCCTGCTGCAAACCCCACCCCTTGCCCTATAAGCCCTgctgcaaacccccccccctgccttaTAAGCCCTGCTGCAAGCTCtgcaagccccaccccctgccctggTGCAagccctcccccctgccctaTGAGCCCTGCTGCAAGCCCTATAAACTCCACCCCCTGCCCTATGAGCCCTGCTGCAAGCCCTGCTGCAAGCTCTGCAAACCATGCCCCTTGTCTtgtaagccccaccccctgccctgtaagccccaccccctgccctatAAGCCCTACTGCAAACCCTGTAAGCCCTGCAAACCACGCCCTCTGCCCTGTAAGTCCTGCTGCCTGCTCTGTAAAACCCGCCTCCTACCTTGTAAATCTCACCCACGCATGTCAGTCAGATCATGATTACGCTAGGTTGGACAGCCCTCCAAGACAGCTGGAGTCTGAAGCTCCCAGCCAGTCTGCACCCAGACCTCAGGAAGTCAACTGCCAATCAGGGATTGGAGGAGTGCACTTAGAGCCCCTCCTGACCCCGGAGAATGTTTCTAGCCAATCCATGCTCGTTCTAGAGGTGACAGATGCCGCATGTGGCCAATCGGAGCTTGTTGCAGAAGTGGGGGGTTCCCCTCCTGCCCTCTTGGTCGCACTTTCTCCATCTCAGCAGGTGGAGGCAGTGGAGGACCTCTGCGAATTCACTTCGCCCTGCCAAAGATCAGCCTATAGCCCATCTCAGTGGCAGGGGTTAGAtttcaccctctccccctctgcatACCCCTACACCCCGAGTCGAGGGCTGCTACTCAGCCCAGACGACTCCTCCCCCATGGGCCAGTCCCCGCCTTCCACCCCGAGGCCCCTCCCACTAACCCTGGGCTCGGAGACGCCTGGTTGTGTCACCGACAG aAGCCCGCAAGCTGCCGCACGTGTGCAGATGGGCCCAGCTGCGGAGACGTCCGACACGGCG GACGTCCCGGGTTTGGACTTTGACTCCTGCGTCCAGCCCGGCCTGAGGTGCGGCCCGTCGCCGCGAGCGACTGTCACTATGGTGACCGGGTCCTCCCCGGACTCGACCGCGGTTTCCGACGGCCAGATGGAGAGTCCCGGAGGCGGCCGGGCGGACGGGCTGGCGGGGGGCGTGCGGGTGGACGCAG tATGA
- the LOC135243464 gene encoding disks large-associated protein 5-like isoform X2 — protein MASRFAQMSQRDSSVAMLRVKMSRRRSQAQKENRDRAVSRHRGLHLLPDLDVLLAGPLEEADNGAPLPAKDKKLSVAVEERKKMLARYKEAKELQKEKERRALEKKGGVFKVGVYKPQPLASLPQAPARTKATSTALSNKVTWSVKQQHPQKPLAQKENVSAHRKAEPAVKPVKPRVALKPQPAPPAGGCRTAPVERTARAQAAKAAKKPQTAPAPGQGKTAPGTKGKSAKKDGNAKPLSQATENKPAAAEGETVEGREVEMQTCTPLSPASPSEGGEEPFQRDAVEDERPPSSFAPQGFVFEPPAGLGLFLPAATDTPSNDALLTPSPSRDDAPAGVVSDPPAAPEHSCPSPTTLPSPNPAAPQSPSNSQEPQHDVPYFRAVMASEAGRLTGLCEQWDPRVEEPSIPEEIRERVRTAVGQARLLIRERFGQFQGLVDDCALGRGEKTTTCTDLQGFWDMVFYQVEDVNRKFSVLKEAESRGWQEEHKPLPRIKRTAKKPPVAAAGSAGGGGGASAAAKSRLAAVKAAMRAKREAEAQRAAESPAGEAPPQPPADAQTVVFHGGFFQVESPAKVSGSMRRTSLLRTAPSPCSSPCSPSRVGTPRRCLHPAASRPSPAPGVTYHLFGSLCLTPRPQPSPCSTAPPASPPPTRTQNTEREDCSGTPDADANPAPCPTDPTPCPLSPAASPTPCPADPTPCPVSPAANPTPCPISPAANPPPCLISPAASSASPTPCPGASPPPCPMSPAASPINSTPCPMSPAASPAASSANHAPCLVSPTPCPVSPTPCPISPTANPVSPANHALCPVSPAACSVKPASYLVNLTHACQSDHDYARLDSPPRQLESEAPSQSAPRPQEVNCQSGIGGVHLEPLLTPENVSSQSMLVLEVTDAACGQSELVAEVGGSPPALLVALSPSQQVEAVEDLCEFTSPCQRSAYSPSQWQGLDFTLSPSAYPYTPSRGLLLSPDDSSPMGQSPPSTPRPLPLTLGSETPGCVTDSPQAAARVQMGPAAETSDTADVPGLDFDSCVQPGLRCGPSPRATVTMVTGSSPDSTAVSDGQMESPGGGRADGLAGGVRVDAV, from the exons ATGGCGTCTCGCTTCGCCCAAATgtcacagagagacagcagtgtgGCCATGCTTCGCGTTAAGATGTCACGACGGCGCTCCCAAGCTCAGAAGGAGAACCGCGACCGGGCTGTTAGTCGCCACCGAGGCCTGCACCTGCTGCCAGACCTGGACGTGTTGTTGGCGGGGCCGCTAGAGGAAGCGGACAACGGGGCACCTCTGCCTGCCAAGGACAAAA agcttAGTGTGGCAGTtgaagagaggaagaagatgCTGGCTCGTTACAAGGAGGCCAAAGAGctgcagaaggagaaggagaggagggccCTGGAGAAGAAGGGCGGGGTCTTTAAGGTGGGCGTGTACAAACCTCAGCCCCTCGCCTCACTCCCGCAGGCACCAGCCAGGACCAAG GCGACATCGACTGCCCTCTCCAACAAGGTCACATGGTCTGTGAAGCAGCAGCACCCACAGAAG CCCCTTGCACAGAAAGAGAATGTTTCGGCGCACAGGAAAG CGGAGCCTGCAGTCAAGCCAGTAAAGCCTCGTGTGGCCCTGAAACCCCagccagcgccccctgctggtggatgCAGAACTGCGCCAG TTGAGAGGACGGCACGAGCGCAAGCAGCCAAAGCCGCCAAGAAACCCCAAactgcccctgcccctggccAGGGGAAAACTGCACCAGGTACCAAGGGCAAAAGCGCAAAAAAAGATG gCAATGCCAAACCACTCTCGCAAGCAACTGAGAACAAG CCTGCAGCCGCTGAAGGAGAGACGGTGGAGGGAAGGGAGGTGGAGATGCAGACATGCACGCCTCTCAGCCCAGCTAGCCCTtctgaaggaggagaggaaccGTTTCAGCGAGACGCCGTGGAGGACGAGAGGCCCCCCTCCTCTTTTGCCCCCCAGGGGTTTGTGTTTGAACCCCCCGCTGGCCTCGGTTTGTTCCTGCCTGCCGCCACGGACACCCCGTCCAATGATGCTTTACTCACGCCCAGCCCCAG CCGGGATGACGCACCCGCTGGGGTGGTCTCAGACCCTCCCGCTGCCCCCGAGCACTCATGCCCCTCTCCCACCACCCTTCCCTCTCCTAATCCTGCGGCCCCTCAGTCTCCCTCAAACTCCCAGGAGCCCCAGCACGACGTCCCGTATTTCAG GGCAGTGATGGCCAGCGAGGCGGGCAGACTGACGGGGCTGTGCGAGCAGTGGGACCCCCGCGTCGAGGAGCCCTCTATTCCCGAGGAGA tcagagagagggtGCGCACCGCTGTGGGACAGGCCCGGCTGCTGATTAGGGAGCGTTTCGGCCAGTTCCAGGGCCTGGTGGACGACTGCGCCTTGGGCAGGGGGGAGAAGACCACCACCTGCACCGACCTGCAGGGCTTCTGGGACATGGTGTTCTAccag gTGGAGGATGTGAACAGGAAGTTCAGTGTGCTGAAAGAGGCGGAGTCAAGGGGCTGGCAGGAGGAACACAAGCCCCTTCCCCGAATCAAACGGACAGCAAAG aaGCCCCCTGTGGCGGCAGCAGGTAGCgcaggagggggaggcggggccagtgCGGCCGCCAAGAGCCGCCTGGCCGCCGTGAAGGCCGCCATGAGAGCCAAGCGAGAGGCGGAGGCCCAGCGCGCGGCGGAGAGCCCCGCAGgggaggccccgccccagccTCCGGCCGACGCCCAAACCGTGGTCTTCCATGGCGGCTTCTTCCAGGTGGAGAGTCCCGCCAAAGTGTCGG GTTCTATGAGACGGACATCCCTCCTCAGGacggccccctccccctgttcctccccctgctccccctcaAGAGTCGGCACACCCAGGAGATGCCTGCACCCTGCTGCGTCCCGCCCGTCCCCTGCTCCCGGGGTCACCTACCACCTGTTTGGCAGTCTGTgtctcaccccccgcccccagccctctccctgctccacagcaccccctgcctctcctcctcccacacgcACGCAGAACACAGAACGGGAGGATTGTTCAGGAACTCCTGATGCAGATGCaaaccctgccccctgccccacagaccccaccccctgccctttAAGCCCTGCtgcaagccccaccccctgccctgcagaccccaccccctgccctgtaAGCCCTGCTGCAAACCCCACCCCTTGCCCTATAAGCCCTgctgcaaacccccccccctgccttaTAAGCCCTGCTGCAAGCTCtgcaagccccaccccctgccctggTGCAagccctcccccctgccctaTGAGCCCTGCTGCAAGCCCTATAAACTCCACCCCCTGCCCTATGAGCCCTGCTGCAAGCCCTGCTGCAAGCTCTGCAAACCATGCCCCTTGTCTtgtaagccccaccccctgccctgtaagccccaccccctgccctatAAGCCCTACTGCAAACCCTGTAAGCCCTGCAAACCACGCCCTCTGCCCTGTAAGTCCTGCTGCCTGCTCTGTAAAACCCGCCTCCTACCTTGTAAATCTCACCCACGCATGTCAGTCAGATCATGATTACGCTAGGTTGGACAGCCCTCCAAGACAGCTGGAGTCTGAAGCTCCCAGCCAGTCTGCACCCAGACCTCAGGAAGTCAACTGCCAATCAGGGATTGGAGGAGTGCACTTAGAGCCCCTCCTGACCCCGGAGAATGTTTCTAGCCAATCCATGCTCGTTCTAGAGGTGACAGATGCCGCATGTGGCCAATCGGAGCTTGTTGCAGAAGTGGGGGGTTCCCCTCCTGCCCTCTTGGTCGCACTTTCTCCATCTCAGCAGGTGGAGGCAGTGGAGGACCTCTGCGAATTCACTTCGCCCTGCCAAAGATCAGCCTATAGCCCATCTCAGTGGCAGGGGTTAGAtttcaccctctccccctctgcatACCCCTACACCCCGAGTCGAGGGCTGCTACTCAGCCCAGACGACTCCTCCCCCATGGGCCAGTCCCCGCCTTCCACCCCGAGGCCCCTCCCACTAACCCTGGGCTCGGAGACGCCTGGTTGTGTCACCGACAG CCCGCAAGCTGCCGCACGTGTGCAGATGGGCCCAGCTGCGGAGACGTCCGACACGGCG GACGTCCCGGGTTTGGACTTTGACTCCTGCGTCCAGCCCGGCCTGAGGTGCGGCCCGTCGCCGCGAGCGACTGTCACTATGGTGACCGGGTCCTCCCCGGACTCGACCGCGGTTTCCGACGGCCAGATGGAGAGTCCCGGAGGCGGCCGGGCGGACGGGCTGGCGGGGGGCGTGCGGGTGGACGCAG tATGA
- the LOC135243464 gene encoding disks large-associated protein 5-like isoform X1 encodes MASRFAQMSQRDSSVAMLRVKMSRRRSQAQKENRDRAVSRHRGLHLLPDLDVLLAGPLEEADNGAPLPAKDKKLSVAVEERKKMLARYKEAKELQKEKERRALEKKGGVFKVGVYKPQPLASLPQAPARTKATSTALSNKVTWSVKQQHPQKPLAQKENVSAHRKAEPAVKPVKPRVALKPQPAPPAGGCRTAPVERTARAQAAKAAKKPQTAPAPGQGKTAPGTKGKSAKKDGNAKPLSQATENKPAAAEGETVEGREVEMQTCTPLSPASPSEGGEEPFQRDAVEDERPPSSFAPQGFVFEPPAGLGLFLPAATDTPSNDALLTPSPSRDDAPAGVVSDPPAAPEHSCPSPTTLPSPNPAAPQSPSNSQEPQHDVPYFRAVMASEAGRLTGLCEQWDPRVEEPSIPEEIRERVRTAVGQARLLIRERFGQFQGLVDDCALGRGEKTTTCTDLQGFWDMVFYQVEDVNRKFSVLKEAESRGWQEEHKPLPRIKRTAKKPPVAAAGSAGGGGGASAAAKSRLAAVKAAMRAKREAEAQRAAESPAGEAPPQPPADAQTVVFHGGFFQVESPAKVSGSMRRTSLLRTAPSPCSSPCSPSRVGTPRRCLHPAASRPSPAPGVTYHLFGSLCLTPRPQPSPCSTAPPASPPPTRTQNTEREDCSGTPDADANPAPCPTDPTPCPLSPAASPTPCPADPTPCPVSPAANPTPCPISPAANPPPCLISPAASSASPTPCPGASPPPCPMSPAASPINSTPCPMSPAASPAASSANHAPCLVSPTPCPVSPTPCPISPTANPVSPANHALCPVSPAACSVKPASYLVNLTHACQSDHDYARLDSPPRQLESEAPSQSAPRPQEVNCQSGIGGVHLEPLLTPENVSSQSMLVLEVTDAACGQSELVAEVGGSPPALLVALSPSQQVEAVEDLCEFTSPCQRSAYSPSQWQGLDFTLSPSAYPYTPSRGLLLSPDDSSPMGQSPPSTPRPLPLTLGSETPGCVTDRSPQAAARVQMGPAAETSDTADVPGLDFDSCVQPGLRCGPSPRATVTMVTGSSPDSTAVSDGQMESPGGGRADGLAGGVRVDAV; translated from the exons ATGGCGTCTCGCTTCGCCCAAATgtcacagagagacagcagtgtgGCCATGCTTCGCGTTAAGATGTCACGACGGCGCTCCCAAGCTCAGAAGGAGAACCGCGACCGGGCTGTTAGTCGCCACCGAGGCCTGCACCTGCTGCCAGACCTGGACGTGTTGTTGGCGGGGCCGCTAGAGGAAGCGGACAACGGGGCACCTCTGCCTGCCAAGGACAAAA agcttAGTGTGGCAGTtgaagagaggaagaagatgCTGGCTCGTTACAAGGAGGCCAAAGAGctgcagaaggagaaggagaggagggccCTGGAGAAGAAGGGCGGGGTCTTTAAGGTGGGCGTGTACAAACCTCAGCCCCTCGCCTCACTCCCGCAGGCACCAGCCAGGACCAAG GCGACATCGACTGCCCTCTCCAACAAGGTCACATGGTCTGTGAAGCAGCAGCACCCACAGAAG CCCCTTGCACAGAAAGAGAATGTTTCGGCGCACAGGAAAG CGGAGCCTGCAGTCAAGCCAGTAAAGCCTCGTGTGGCCCTGAAACCCCagccagcgccccctgctggtggatgCAGAACTGCGCCAG TTGAGAGGACGGCACGAGCGCAAGCAGCCAAAGCCGCCAAGAAACCCCAAactgcccctgcccctggccAGGGGAAAACTGCACCAGGTACCAAGGGCAAAAGCGCAAAAAAAGATG gCAATGCCAAACCACTCTCGCAAGCAACTGAGAACAAG CCTGCAGCCGCTGAAGGAGAGACGGTGGAGGGAAGGGAGGTGGAGATGCAGACATGCACGCCTCTCAGCCCAGCTAGCCCTtctgaaggaggagaggaaccGTTTCAGCGAGACGCCGTGGAGGACGAGAGGCCCCCCTCCTCTTTTGCCCCCCAGGGGTTTGTGTTTGAACCCCCCGCTGGCCTCGGTTTGTTCCTGCCTGCCGCCACGGACACCCCGTCCAATGATGCTTTACTCACGCCCAGCCCCAG CCGGGATGACGCACCCGCTGGGGTGGTCTCAGACCCTCCCGCTGCCCCCGAGCACTCATGCCCCTCTCCCACCACCCTTCCCTCTCCTAATCCTGCGGCCCCTCAGTCTCCCTCAAACTCCCAGGAGCCCCAGCACGACGTCCCGTATTTCAG GGCAGTGATGGCCAGCGAGGCGGGCAGACTGACGGGGCTGTGCGAGCAGTGGGACCCCCGCGTCGAGGAGCCCTCTATTCCCGAGGAGA tcagagagagggtGCGCACCGCTGTGGGACAGGCCCGGCTGCTGATTAGGGAGCGTTTCGGCCAGTTCCAGGGCCTGGTGGACGACTGCGCCTTGGGCAGGGGGGAGAAGACCACCACCTGCACCGACCTGCAGGGCTTCTGGGACATGGTGTTCTAccag gTGGAGGATGTGAACAGGAAGTTCAGTGTGCTGAAAGAGGCGGAGTCAAGGGGCTGGCAGGAGGAACACAAGCCCCTTCCCCGAATCAAACGGACAGCAAAG aaGCCCCCTGTGGCGGCAGCAGGTAGCgcaggagggggaggcggggccagtgCGGCCGCCAAGAGCCGCCTGGCCGCCGTGAAGGCCGCCATGAGAGCCAAGCGAGAGGCGGAGGCCCAGCGCGCGGCGGAGAGCCCCGCAGgggaggccccgccccagccTCCGGCCGACGCCCAAACCGTGGTCTTCCATGGCGGCTTCTTCCAGGTGGAGAGTCCCGCCAAAGTGTCGG GTTCTATGAGACGGACATCCCTCCTCAGGacggccccctccccctgttcctccccctgctccccctcaAGAGTCGGCACACCCAGGAGATGCCTGCACCCTGCTGCGTCCCGCCCGTCCCCTGCTCCCGGGGTCACCTACCACCTGTTTGGCAGTCTGTgtctcaccccccgcccccagccctctccctgctccacagcaccccctgcctctcctcctcccacacgcACGCAGAACACAGAACGGGAGGATTGTTCAGGAACTCCTGATGCAGATGCaaaccctgccccctgccccacagaccccaccccctgccctttAAGCCCTGCtgcaagccccaccccctgccctgcagaccccaccccctgccctgtaAGCCCTGCTGCAAACCCCACCCCTTGCCCTATAAGCCCTgctgcaaacccccccccctgccttaTAAGCCCTGCTGCAAGCTCtgcaagccccaccccctgccctggTGCAagccctcccccctgccctaTGAGCCCTGCTGCAAGCCCTATAAACTCCACCCCCTGCCCTATGAGCCCTGCTGCAAGCCCTGCTGCAAGCTCTGCAAACCATGCCCCTTGTCTtgtaagccccaccccctgccctgtaagccccaccccctgccctatAAGCCCTACTGCAAACCCTGTAAGCCCTGCAAACCACGCCCTCTGCCCTGTAAGTCCTGCTGCCTGCTCTGTAAAACCCGCCTCCTACCTTGTAAATCTCACCCACGCATGTCAGTCAGATCATGATTACGCTAGGTTGGACAGCCCTCCAAGACAGCTGGAGTCTGAAGCTCCCAGCCAGTCTGCACCCAGACCTCAGGAAGTCAACTGCCAATCAGGGATTGGAGGAGTGCACTTAGAGCCCCTCCTGACCCCGGAGAATGTTTCTAGCCAATCCATGCTCGTTCTAGAGGTGACAGATGCCGCATGTGGCCAATCGGAGCTTGTTGCAGAAGTGGGGGGTTCCCCTCCTGCCCTCTTGGTCGCACTTTCTCCATCTCAGCAGGTGGAGGCAGTGGAGGACCTCTGCGAATTCACTTCGCCCTGCCAAAGATCAGCCTATAGCCCATCTCAGTGGCAGGGGTTAGAtttcaccctctccccctctgcatACCCCTACACCCCGAGTCGAGGGCTGCTACTCAGCCCAGACGACTCCTCCCCCATGGGCCAGTCCCCGCCTTCCACCCCGAGGCCCCTCCCACTAACCCTGGGCTCGGAGACGCCTGGTTGTGTCACCGACAG aAGCCCGCAAGCTGCCGCACGTGTGCAGATGGGCCCAGCTGCGGAGACGTCCGACACGGCG GACGTCCCGGGTTTGGACTTTGACTCCTGCGTCCAGCCCGGCCTGAGGTGCGGCCCGTCGCCGCGAGCGACTGTCACTATGGTGACCGGGTCCTCCCCGGACTCGACCGCGGTTTCCGACGGCCAGATGGAGAGTCCCGGAGGCGGCCGGGCGGACGGGCTGGCGGGGGGCGTGCGGGTGGACGCAG tATGA